The following proteins are co-located in the Mytilus galloprovincialis unplaced genomic scaffold, xbMytGall1.hap1.1 HAP1_SCAFFOLD_195, whole genome shotgun sequence genome:
- the LOC143060948 gene encoding uncharacterized protein LOC143060948 codes for MSFQPEKKKSLSDRFGCIPSVGHGQQNDSQNFSKSWKGSGQKNSSFTSSYSRNEKKDPKNTLTVCLKVNRQNKDNSYVNRPCQPLRMECRDKPSEIAKQFSRNGSQDSKENNSVNFKHGYGRQVAVKDTCVNGELRNSQDRALRHEIGYTSQTLPLNRIEYNHSSREASALLKTPPKFNGNDSIFTRTSPQFVGNYSKGYAFQNERYNQLEQEGITNIDRNAPGTNSYRQGGYCNQFPGQVATVPPSSMNRKSPYLERSNSTVNNKDTKKALLNTSPQFSGNFNSARQTAPNETQLQNCHTGSRFNSSPPFTQNTPSQANNQGFAQQQPQHIMSQMCTQGFAQRQPQHTPSQTGNPGYATQQPQHTQLQTNIQGYAQQQPPHTPSQTGNQGYAPQQPQPFINSNIRDPRSPGFLQNDLCNARSLQYAPENHGFYGNELTPSYSGQTKSPVDRNKNFINNSNFNVPNQNTGSQHGPYGLINIITPEKPLFQVNKSPIGSEQHTYNHQGQQQMIPAVCENRSCNSPNSPTFSSDSEMSLDSNVLSESSSQGLKEKIKPTGFYNDVEELTKKFFGKCEKLTKTSEDKKTLEKINTQLHTEIITALNSCNQNTVSPDASQIAEEIDQTKNKTCQQDGISPKLVIDESKKEGEDSEQEKFEGRTLLKGGVKPRHVPKMMIDKPGQGPPNDRRTVYMTCRNLLELPLPKWAAEVLGKNVLEHDITNGHNKESKPSKTKNEKTKKEPVATNKLEKRLTEIFNVKDGEKKCIETKVNQKSENVKLNCQDQKKLSTTVRKITDSKDVKKSSSDQTKKFQPPKDSKRPVSNGNYKSNKKVKTSDKVDLTLGGTLLAKQKEGNPVKQKQVQKETFNISTSSSYASKNGSRDNSRSRDNSKSRISRSRESSRSRNRSRSRDRHSWKTNKYSDSQYKRTEQNNYRSRSGDVRNRSPLSSGKKSNTKHGLDRAVENVTATIKSIIGKDFNWPYNESDNKSFDMYDFRGRDDIGS; via the coding sequence ATGTCTTTCCAACCTGAAAAGAAAAAATCCTTGTCGGATAGGTTTGGTTGTATACCATCAGTAGGTCATGGACAGCAGAATGACAGTCAGAACTTTTCTAAAAGTTGGAAAGGCTCAGGACAAAAAAATAGCTCCTTTACAAGCAGTTATTCAAGAAATGAAAAGAAAGATCCTAAAAACACTCTTACAGTTTGTTTGAAAGTTAATCGTCAGAATAAAGATAACAGTTATGTGAATCGTCCTTGTCAACCTCTACGTATGGAATGTCGTGACAAACCATCTGAAATAGCAAAACAGTTTTCAAGAAATGGATCTCAGGACAGTAAAGAAAATAACAGTGTCAACTTCAAACATGGTTATGGACGTCAAGTTGCTGTTAAAGACACTTGTGTCAACGGCGAGTTGAGAAACAGTCAGGACCGAGCTCTAAGGCATGAAATTGGTTATACGAGTCAAACCTTACCACTAAACCGGATAGAATATAATCATTCTTCAAGGGAAGCTTCTGCCTTGTTAAAAACTCCTCCCAAATTTAATGGTAATGACTCAATATTCACAAGAACTTCACCCCAATTTGTTGGTAATTATTCAAAGGGCTATGCTTTCCAAAATGAAAGGTATAATCAGTTGGAGCAAGAAGGTATTACAAACATTGATAGAAATGCTCCAGGGACAAATTCTTATAGACAAGGCGGATATTGTAATCAGTTTCCAGGGCAGGTGGCAACTGTACCACCTTCAAGTATGAATAGAAAGTCTCCATACTTAGAAAGATCTAACAGTACCGTTAATAATAAAGACACAAAAAAAGCATTGTTAAACACTAGTCCACAATTTTCTGGCAATTTCAATAGTGCAAGACAAACGGCACCTAATGAGACACAGTTACAGAATTGCCATACTGGTTCACGATTCAATAGCAGTCCTCCATTCACCCAAAATACACCGTCTCAAGCGAACAATCAAGGGTTCGCTCAGCAACAACCACAACATATAATGTCTCAAATGTGCACTCAAGGATTTGCTCAGCGACAACCACAACATACACCATCTCAAACAGGCAATCCAGGTTATGCCACTCAACAGCCACAACATACACAGCTTCAAACGAACATTCAAGGGTATGCTCAGCAACAACCACCACATACACCGTCTCAAACAGGCAATCAAGGGTATGCTCCACAACAACCACAACCTTTTATCAACAGCAACATAAGAGATCCAAGGAGTCCAGGATTTTTACAAAATGATCTTTGTAATGCCAGATCTTTACAATATGCTCCTGAAAATCATGGGTTTTATGGAAATGAGTTGACACCAAGCTATTCAGGTCAAACTAAAAGTCCGGTGGACAGGAATAAGAATTTTATAAATAATAGCAACTTCAATGTGCCTAATCAAAACACAGGGTCACAACATGGACCCTATGGGTTGATCAACATTATAACACCAGAGAAACCACTTTTTCAGGTCAACAAAAGCCCCATTGGCTCTGAACAACATACATATAATCATCAGGGACAACAGCAAATGATACCTGCAGTCTGTGAAAATAGGTCATGTAATAGTCCCAACAGTCCTACGTTTAGTTCAGACAGTGAAATGTCTCTTGATTCTAATGTTTTAAGTGAATCGTCAAGCCAAGGATTAAAAGAGAAAATCAAGCCAACTGGGTTTTATAATGATGTAGAAGAGTTGACCAAGAAGTTTTTtggaaaatgtgaaaaattaacaaaaacgtCTGAAGATAAGAAAACATTGGAGAAGATTAATACTCAACTCCATACAGAAATTATAACGGCTTTAAATAGTTGTAACCAAAATACAGTATCTCCAGATGCTTCACAGATTGCAGAAGAAATAGACCagactaaaaataaaacatgccaaCAAGATGGGATATCTCCAAAATTGGTCATTGATGAAAGTAAAAAAGAAGGGGAAGATAGTGAACAGGAGAAGTTTGAAGGGAGGACACTGCTAAAAGGTGGTGTGAAACCCAGACACGTTCCAAAAATGATGATCGACAAGCCTGGTCAAGGTCCACCAAATGACAGAAGAACAGTCTATATGACTTGTAGAAATTTATTGGAATTGCCATTGCCCAAGTGGGCAGCTGAAGTTCTTGGAAAAAATGTTTTGGAACATGATATAACAAATGGACATAATAAAGAAAGTAAACCCTCCAAGActaaaaatgagaaaactaaaaaAGAACCAGTAGCAACAAATAAACTTGAAAAAAGGTTAACGgaaatatttaatgtaaaagaTGGAGAGAAGAAATGTATTGAAACAAAGGTGAATCAGAAATCTgagaatgtgaaattaaattgcCAAGATCAGAAAAAATTGTCAACCACTgtaagaaaaataacagattcaaaAGATGTGAAAAAATCTTCTTCAGACCAAACAAAGAAATTTCAGCCACCTAAAGATTCAAAGAGGCCTGTATCAAATGGAAATTATAAATCCAATAAGAAAGTTAAAACAAGTGATAAAGTGGATTTGACTTTAGGGGGAACTCTACTTGCTAAACAGAAAGAAGGCAATCCAGTTAagcaaaaacaagtacaaaaagaAACCTTTAATATTTCCACTTCGTCCAGTTATGCCAGTAAGAATGGGTCTAGAGATAATTCAAGGTCAAGAGATAATTCAAAGTCTAGGATTTCAAGGTCAAGAGAAAGTTCAAGGTCCCGCAATAGGTCAAGATCAAGAGACAGACATTCatggaaaacaaacaaatattcagATTCACAATACAAACGTACTGAACAGAACAATTACAGATCAAGGTCAGGTGATGTTCGTAATCGTTCACCTTTAAGCAGTGGGAAAAAATCTAATACCAAGCATGGACTTGACAGAGCAGTTGAAAATGTAACAGCAACTATTAAAAGTATTATTGGCAAAGACTTTAACTGGCCTTATAATGAAAGTGACAATAAAAGTTTTGACATGTATGATTTTAGGGGACGTGATGATATTGGTAGCTAG